The proteins below come from a single Sphingomicrobium sediminis genomic window:
- the recJ gene encoding single-stranded-DNA-specific exonuclease RecJ, whose amino-acid sequence MTLDIQQSLSGQPWRWRYQGGDDLTRDLTDQLLLARGVDEADLARQREPKLRDFMPDPSVFQDMDKAAKRIADAIEAGEKIAVFGDYDVDGATSAALLARLLRQLGNDPMLYIPDRLMEGYGPSGAALVKLKEQGADLCVTVDCGAQAFEALDEAATAGLDVIVCDHHQCDTRLPTAHALINPNRLDESETGAAHGHLAAVGMAFLLGAALLRELRARGRFVNGNPEPDLLPLLDLVALGTVADVAKLRTLNRAFVTQGLKIMARRGNIGLTALSRVAGLKKAPASRDLGFALGPRINAGGRVGEADLGVRLLTTSDPLEAEEIAARLDQYNEERRAIEAAVTESALEQAEAQADRSVICVAGEGWHPGVVGIVASRVKERYGRPAFVIGIDEDGTGKGSGRSISGVDLGAAVLSAKAEGLLVAGGGHAMAAGVTVAPGGVETLAAYLSQRLESDVDTARAGRALIIDAMLAPGGVAGALCDRIEAAGPYGAGWPAPRIAVGPARLVQPGVVGNGHVRFRAVGEDGMGFKGIAFRAADTEFGQAMLAATPDRRFWLAGVMKRDEWTGGDAAELHVEDAAYA is encoded by the coding sequence ATGACCCTCGACATTCAACAGAGCCTGTCGGGCCAGCCATGGCGCTGGCGCTACCAAGGCGGTGACGACCTGACCCGCGACCTTACCGACCAGCTTTTGCTGGCGCGCGGCGTGGACGAGGCCGACCTTGCCCGCCAGCGCGAGCCCAAGCTGCGCGACTTCATGCCCGACCCTTCGGTCTTCCAGGACATGGACAAGGCCGCAAAGCGCATCGCCGACGCCATCGAGGCGGGCGAGAAGATTGCCGTCTTCGGCGACTATGACGTCGATGGCGCGACCTCGGCTGCCCTGCTTGCGCGCTTGCTGCGCCAGCTCGGCAACGATCCGATGCTCTACATTCCCGACCGGTTGATGGAGGGCTACGGCCCCTCGGGCGCCGCGCTCGTGAAGCTGAAGGAACAGGGCGCGGACCTGTGCGTCACGGTCGATTGCGGCGCGCAAGCGTTCGAAGCGCTCGACGAAGCCGCCACGGCCGGACTCGACGTCATCGTCTGTGATCATCACCAGTGCGATACACGCCTGCCCACCGCGCATGCGCTCATCAATCCCAACCGTCTCGACGAAAGCGAGACCGGCGCCGCACACGGCCATCTCGCCGCAGTCGGCATGGCCTTCCTGCTCGGCGCGGCATTGCTCCGCGAACTGCGCGCACGCGGCCGCTTCGTGAACGGCAATCCCGAGCCCGATCTTCTTCCCCTGCTCGATCTGGTCGCATTGGGCACTGTCGCCGACGTCGCCAAGCTGCGCACCCTCAACCGTGCCTTCGTGACGCAGGGCCTCAAGATCATGGCGCGGCGCGGCAATATCGGGCTCACCGCCTTGTCGCGCGTTGCGGGCCTCAAGAAAGCGCCTGCCTCGCGCGATCTCGGCTTCGCACTTGGGCCGCGTATCAATGCCGGCGGCCGCGTCGGCGAGGCCGACCTCGGTGTCCGCCTGCTCACCACCAGCGACCCGCTGGAGGCCGAAGAGATTGCCGCACGCCTAGACCAGTACAATGAAGAGCGCCGCGCCATCGAGGCGGCCGTCACCGAATCCGCGCTGGAACAGGCCGAGGCGCAGGCCGACCGCTCGGTCATCTGCGTTGCCGGCGAAGGCTGGCATCCGGGCGTGGTCGGCATCGTCGCCAGCCGCGTGAAGGAACGCTATGGCCGCCCTGCCTTCGTCATCGGCATTGACGAGGATGGCACCGGCAAAGGGTCGGGTCGCTCGATTTCTGGCGTCGACCTCGGCGCTGCGGTGCTGTCGGCCAAGGCAGAGGGCTTGCTCGTCGCTGGCGGCGGCCATGCCATGGCGGCGGGCGTGACCGTCGCGCCCGGCGGGGTCGAGACTCTCGCCGCCTATCTTTCGCAGCGGCTCGAATCGGATGTCGACACCGCGCGCGCAGGCCGCGCCCTCATCATCGACGCGATGCTCGCCCCTGGCGGCGTCGCCGGCGCGCTATGCGACCGGATCGAGGCCGCGGGTCCCTATGGCGCCGGCTGGCCCGCCCCGCGAATCGCGGTTGGCCCAGCGCGCCTCGTCCAGCCCGGCGTCGTCGGCAACGGCCATGTCCGCTTCCGCGCGGTGGGCGAGGACGGCATGGGCTTCAAGGGAATCGCCTTCCGCGCCGCCGACACCGAATTCGGCCAGGCCATGCTGGCGGCCACGCCCGACCGTCGATTCTGGCTGGCCGGCGTGATGAAGCGCGACGAGTGGACAGGCGGCGATGCGGCCGAATTGCATGTCGAAGATGCGGCTTATGCATAA
- a CDS encoding PH domain-containing protein, whose amino-acid sequence MSEAGGQISEAPAGLPATETGERERLHPLTFFTGLGAALRNAWGAVLGGIFFISQGRAWIAFMLVGVVLVASLVSILLRYLSFSYRVEDDEIDMASGILNRNQRSIPFDRIQDVNIEQGPLHRLVKLARVKFETGASAGNKQDDGSLDSITLERANELRDLIRAHRAGTTIKPPVAAEGGSEAETVEEAEERAPVFVMDMRRLLLAALFSFSLAIVGALFGLAQTYGDALGFDMFDPGFWIGISSQFGPLEAYMRQHQIVSVIFGIVTLVFAGFLTGIIRTIPRDWGFKLRRTETGFRRQRGLFTLTDVVLPLKRVQAAIRFTGPLKRRSGFYELKIQSLGRDTGNSGDHVVAPLATRDEISTIMAEMEWRPIPEVDDSWQRPRPAFVTSSLFGLVILFGTIGLGVSTLIQAVRLSQGEIDAFDFTQWGLIFGAIALIPTLLGTVFRFLDYRHRRHRVDSNRFLMRQGWWRQRMVVLPLDRIQSADVKRNVIDRWFGIADLKLGVAGGSGFAAHGIEAIDFTEIYALRETLLDDA is encoded by the coding sequence ATGAGCGAGGCCGGGGGTCAGATCAGCGAAGCGCCGGCCGGCTTGCCCGCCACCGAGACGGGCGAGCGCGAACGGCTGCACCCGCTAACCTTCTTCACCGGCCTCGGCGCGGCGCTGCGCAATGCGTGGGGCGCGGTGCTGGGCGGCATCTTCTTCATCTCGCAGGGCCGCGCCTGGATTGCCTTCATGCTGGTCGGCGTCGTGCTTGTCGCCAGCCTCGTCTCGATCCTGCTGCGCTATTTGTCCTTCTCCTACCGCGTCGAGGATGACGAGATCGACATGGCCAGCGGCATTCTCAACCGCAACCAGCGCTCCATCCCCTTCGACCGCATCCAGGACGTCAACATCGAGCAGGGGCCGCTCCACCGCCTTGTGAAGCTCGCCCGCGTCAAGTTCGAGACCGGTGCCTCCGCCGGCAACAAGCAGGACGATGGCAGCCTCGATTCGATCACGCTCGAACGCGCCAACGAACTGCGCGACCTCATCCGTGCGCACCGTGCCGGCACGACGATCAAGCCGCCCGTCGCGGCGGAAGGCGGCAGCGAAGCCGAAACTGTCGAAGAGGCCGAAGAGCGCGCGCCCGTCTTTGTGATGGACATGAGGCGACTGCTGCTCGCCGCGCTCTTCAGTTTCTCGCTGGCGATCGTCGGCGCCCTGTTCGGCCTTGCCCAAACCTATGGCGATGCATTGGGCTTCGACATGTTCGACCCCGGTTTCTGGATCGGGATTTCCAGCCAGTTCGGCCCGCTCGAAGCCTATATGCGCCAGCATCAGATCGTCTCGGTCATCTTCGGCATCGTGACCCTGGTGTTTGCCGGCTTCCTCACCGGGATCATCCGCACCATCCCGCGCGACTGGGGCTTCAAGCTGCGCCGCACCGAAACCGGCTTCCGGCGCCAGCGCGGGCTGTTCACGTTGACCGACGTCGTCCTGCCGCTGAAGCGCGTCCAGGCGGCGATTCGCTTCACCGGGCCGCTCAAGCGTCGTTCGGGCTTCTACGAACTCAAGATCCAGAGCCTCGGGCGCGATACCGGAAATTCGGGCGACCATGTCGTTGCCCCGCTCGCCACGCGCGACGAGATTTCGACCATCATGGCGGAGATGGAATGGCGCCCCATTCCGGAGGTCGACGATAGCTGGCAGCGACCGCGCCCCGCCTTCGTCACCTCCTCGCTCTTTGGGCTGGTTATCCTGTTCGGTACGATCGGCCTTGGCGTGTCGACGCTGATCCAGGCCGTCCGCCTGTCGCAGGGCGAAATCGACGCTTTCGATTTCACGCAATGGGGCCTCATCTTCGGCGCCATCGCGCTCATCCCGACCTTGCTCGGCACCGTCTTCCGCTTCCTCGACTATCGCCATCGCCGCCACCGGGTCGACAGCAACCGCTTCCTGATGCGGCAGGGCTGGTGGCGCCAGCGCATGGTCGTGCTCCCGCTCGATCGCATCCAGAGCGCCGATGTGAAGCGCAACGTCATCGATCGCTGGTTCGGCATTGCCGACCTCAAGCTTGGCGTTGCGGGCGGCAGCGGCTTTGCCGCGCACGGTATCGAAGCGATCGATTTCACCGAAATTTACGCCCTGCGCGAGACATTGCTGGACGACGCATGA
- a CDS encoding PH domain-containing protein has translation MSDTAPIDPDTFDPPLPESIAPTRPILPEGMNPVLPAYRWLIRTRIAITWLPFLIGALVLDNTVLEDFAYRGALSGIIAVLSLAIIIIAPQRIWRRLGYALAPRQLRIVRGWLFHWDTIVPLVRVQHIDVARGPLDKVFGTASLIVHTAGTHNSVVSLPGLEPERAVELRDAIRAEIKTDWQ, from the coding sequence ATGAGCGACACCGCACCCATCGATCCCGACACTTTCGACCCACCGCTTCCCGAAAGCATCGCGCCGACCCGGCCGATCCTACCCGAGGGCATGAACCCCGTGCTGCCCGCTTATCGCTGGCTCATTCGCACGCGGATCGCGATTACCTGGCTGCCCTTTCTCATTGGCGCGCTGGTGCTCGACAATACGGTGCTCGAGGACTTCGCCTATCGTGGCGCATTGAGCGGGATCATTGCCGTCCTCTCGCTCGCCATCATCATCATCGCACCGCAGCGCATCTGGCGCCGGCTCGGTTATGCGCTGGCCCCGCGCCAGCTCCGCATCGTACGCGGCTGGCTGTTCCACTGGGACACGATCGTGCCGCTGGTGCGCGTCCAGCATATCGATGTGGCGCGCGGGCCGCTCGACAAGGTCTTCGGCACTGCCAGCCTCATCGTCCATACTGCCGGCACGCATAACAGCGTCGTCTCGCTGCCGGGCCTCGAACCCGAGCGCGCGGTCGAGCTGCGCGATGCCATCCGCGCCGAGATCAAGACCGACTGGCAATGA
- the glpX gene encoding class II fructose-bisphosphatase: protein MPRASNVLDRVLVLEMVRVTEAAAIAASKLVGRGDEKAADAAAVEAMRAALNKLPMEGTVVIGEGERDEAPMLYIGEKVGAPSEHGDAPKIDIALDPLEGTTITAKAGPNALAVLAIAEHGCLLNAPDTYMEKIAIGPGYPKKTVRLEDDVETNITRLAKAKGCAVSDITACVLDRPRHREIIAELRRLGCGIKLIPDGDVAGVIATTDEDTGIDIYMGTGGAPEGVLAAAALRCVGGQMQGRLVFRNEDEKARARRWGIEDLDRIYKLKDMARGDCIFAATGVTDGSLLDGVKRRKSGAIETETVVMRASSRTVRYVRTEHRKGVK, encoded by the coding sequence ATGCCACGCGCCTCCAACGTCCTCGACCGTGTCCTCGTCCTCGAAATGGTGCGCGTCACCGAGGCAGCGGCCATTGCCGCCTCCAAGCTGGTCGGGCGGGGCGATGAAAAGGCCGCCGATGCCGCTGCCGTCGAGGCGATGCGCGCCGCGCTCAACAAGCTGCCGATGGAAGGCACCGTGGTCATCGGCGAAGGCGAGCGCGACGAAGCCCCGATGCTCTATATCGGCGAAAAAGTTGGCGCCCCTTCCGAGCATGGCGACGCGCCCAAGATCGATATCGCGCTCGACCCGCTGGAAGGCACGACGATCACTGCCAAGGCCGGACCCAATGCGCTCGCCGTGCTGGCCATTGCCGAGCATGGCTGCCTATTGAATGCGCCCGACACCTATATGGAAAAGATCGCCATCGGGCCGGGCTATCCCAAGAAGACCGTGCGGCTAGAGGATGATGTCGAGACCAATATCACCCGCCTCGCCAAGGCCAAGGGCTGCGCGGTGTCCGACATCACCGCCTGCGTCCTCGACCGCCCGCGCCACCGCGAGATCATTGCCGAACTGCGCCGCCTCGGCTGCGGCATCAAGCTCATCCCCGACGGCGACGTGGCCGGCGTCATCGCCACCACCGACGAGGATACCGGCATCGACATCTATATGGGCACGGGCGGCGCGCCCGAGGGCGTCTTGGCGGCGGCGGCATTGCGCTGTGTCGGTGGCCAGATGCAGGGCCGCCTCGTCTTCCGCAACGAGGATGAAAAGGCCCGCGCCCGCCGCTGGGGGATCGAGGATCTCGACCGTATCTACAAGCTGAAGGACATGGCACGCGGCGACTGCATCTTTGCCGCCACCGGTGTCACCGACGGCTCGCTGCTCGACGGCGTCAAGCGTCGCAAGTCGGGAGCCATCGAAACCGAGACGGTGGTGATGCGCGCTTCCTCGCGCACCGTCCGCTATGTGCGCACCGAGCATCGCAAGGGCGTGAAATAG
- a CDS encoding DUF2721 domain-containing protein: protein MIANANDVTTLGHTIELAIAPVFLLVAAGGFLNVLAGRLARIVDRARTRGQILMEATGHQHESIKEELRAIDRRIGLVNAAISLVVLAAVLICLVVILLFAAKMVDIMLYDVISVLFAVAMVSIAAGFSLFLVETRIASRWIHVSSDLLEHQVMMDEKKD, encoded by the coding sequence ATGATCGCCAACGCCAACGACGTCACCACGCTCGGCCATACGATCGAGCTCGCCATCGCGCCGGTCTTCCTGCTGGTCGCGGCAGGCGGCTTTCTCAATGTGCTGGCGGGCCGCCTCGCCCGGATTGTCGACCGCGCCCGCACGCGCGGCCAGATCCTGATGGAAGCGACCGGTCACCAGCATGAATCGATCAAGGAGGAGTTGCGTGCCATCGACCGGCGGATCGGTCTCGTCAACGCGGCCATCTCGCTCGTCGTGCTTGCCGCCGTGCTCATCTGCCTCGTCGTCATCCTGCTGTTCGCCGCCAAGATGGTCGACATCATGCTCTACGATGTGATCTCGGTGCTGTTCGCAGTCGCGATGGTGTCGATCGCGGCCGGATTCTCGCTATTCCTTGTCGAAACGCGCATCGCCAGCCGGTGGATCCACGTTTCCTCCGACCTGCTCGAACATCAGGTCATGATGGACGAGAAAAAGGATTAG
- a CDS encoding LL-diaminopimelate aminotransferase, which translates to MSDEYYRIRRLPPYVFAEVNAMKAKARAAGEDIIDLGMGNPDGMPPKHVIDKLAEVAHSPTAHRYSASMGIKGLRKAQADYYQRRFGVELDPDSEVCVTLGSKEGFANLAQAITAPGDVALTPNPSYPIHHFGFIIAGAAIRSIPAAPGPLFFEKLELAMRYTVPRPKVLVVGYPSNPTAYTADLDFYRKLVDFAKDAGLVIISDLAYAEIYFDGEPTPSMLQVEGAKDIVVEFTSMSKTYSMAGWRMGFAVGNEKMIGALKRVKSYLDYGAFTPIQAAAVAALNGPQDCVEENRQLYKKRRDVMVEAFGRAGWDIPPPPASMFAWAPIPQPFRHMGSMEFSKLALQEAHVAVAPGIGFGEEGEGFVRLAMVENEQRLRQAARGIKTMLDKYG; encoded by the coding sequence ATGTCCGACGAATATTACCGCATCCGCCGTCTCCCGCCCTACGTGTTCGCCGAAGTGAATGCGATGAAGGCCAAGGCGCGGGCTGCGGGCGAGGACATTATCGATCTCGGCATGGGCAATCCCGACGGCATGCCGCCCAAGCATGTCATCGACAAGCTGGCCGAGGTTGCGCACTCGCCGACCGCGCATCGCTATTCGGCGAGCATGGGGATCAAGGGGCTCCGCAAGGCGCAGGCCGATTATTACCAGCGCCGCTTCGGCGTCGAACTCGATCCCGACAGCGAAGTGTGCGTTACCCTGGGCTCCAAGGAAGGCTTCGCCAATCTCGCGCAAGCCATTACCGCGCCAGGCGATGTCGCGCTGACGCCCAATCCCAGCTATCCGATCCACCATTTCGGATTCATCATTGCGGGCGCTGCCATCCGCTCGATCCCCGCCGCGCCGGGTCCGCTCTTCTTCGAAAAGCTCGAGCTGGCGATGCGCTACACGGTGCCGCGTCCCAAGGTGCTGGTCGTCGGTTATCCCAGCAACCCCACCGCCTACACCGCCGATCTCGATTTCTACCGCAAGCTGGTCGACTTCGCGAAGGATGCCGGCCTCGTCATCATTTCCGACCTTGCCTATGCGGAAATCTATTTCGACGGCGAGCCGACGCCCTCCATGCTCCAGGTCGAAGGCGCCAAGGACATCGTCGTCGAATTCACCAGCATGTCGAAAACCTATTCGATGGCCGGCTGGCGCATGGGTTTCGCGGTCGGCAACGAGAAGATGATCGGCGCCCTCAAGCGGGTGAAATCCTATCTAGACTATGGCGCCTTCACGCCGATCCAGGCCGCTGCCGTCGCCGCCTTGAACGGCCCGCAGGACTGCGTCGAGGAAAACCGCCAGCTCTACAAGAAACGCCGCGACGTCATGGTCGAGGCATTCGGGCGGGCCGGTTGGGACATCCCGCCGCCGCCTGCCTCGATGTTCGCCTGGGCCCCCATTCCCCAGCCCTTCCGTCACATGGGCAGCATGGAATTCTCCAAGCTCGCGCTGCAGGAAGCGCATGTCGCGGTGGCGCCCGGTATTGGCTTTGGCGAGGAAGGTGAAGGCTTCGTTCGCCTCGCCATGGTCGAGAATGAGCAGCGTCTGCGCCAGGCCGCGCGCGGCATCAAGACCATGCTGGACAAATACGGATGA
- a CDS encoding trimeric intracellular cation channel family protein, producing the protein MTETIIPPGPLVLLDYVGIAVFAVSGALLAAKKEQTLVTFFFFALVTGVGGGTLRDLLIGAPVFWVQHNETLFVIIAAALAVWFIKGLRKTERGLLWFDALGLAAYSVYGASKALRYGVAPVPAIVMGIMTACVGGIIRDVLANEPSILMRPELYVTAAAFSSALFVVLSLGGVPTLLAALVAGLLGFSLRAAAISRGVGLPSYKG; encoded by the coding sequence ATGACGGAAACCATCATTCCTCCCGGACCGCTGGTCCTGCTCGACTATGTCGGGATCGCCGTGTTCGCCGTGTCGGGCGCCCTGCTCGCGGCCAAGAAAGAGCAGACGCTCGTCACCTTTTTCTTCTTCGCGCTCGTCACCGGAGTCGGGGGCGGGACGCTGCGCGACCTGTTGATCGGCGCGCCCGTCTTCTGGGTCCAGCATAACGAGACCCTGTTCGTCATCATCGCGGCGGCGCTGGCCGTCTGGTTCATCAAGGGATTGCGCAAGACAGAGCGCGGGCTTCTATGGTTCGATGCCCTCGGGCTCGCCGCCTATTCGGTCTATGGCGCCTCGAAGGCATTGCGCTACGGCGTGGCGCCGGTCCCGGCCATCGTCATGGGCATCATGACTGCTTGCGTCGGCGGCATCATCCGAGACGTGCTGGCTAACGAGCCGAGCATCCTGATGCGGCCCGAACTCTATGTCACCGCCGCCGCCTTCTCCTCGGCCTTGTTCGTCGTCCTCAGCCTTGGCGGGGTGCCCACCTTGCTTGCTGCGCTCGTCGCCGGCCTGCTTGGCTTCAGCCTGCGCGCCGCAGCCATTTCGCGCGGTGTCGGCCTGCCCTCCTACAAGGGGTGA
- a CDS encoding PHA/PHB synthase family protein — MGRAQKMWMDAWADSMAEGATKPGLGMAPPEGASAGPDMSEWMNAGAEAWAKGMEAWGKMMGDMTAAGQKADRRFAAPEWSENPIFDSLKHGYLAWSAKMMETVDAIDGVDDKSRDRLRFATKEFVDAMSPANFAATNPEVLAKAQKTQGDSIAKGMSNFFADMAAGQVTQSPENAFELGKDLATTPGKVIYETELFQLIHYAPTTEKVLETPLVIFPPWINRFYILDLTPEKSFVKWAVDQGVSLFMVSWKSADESIANIAMDDYVLGQIEVIDTIRDLLGVKKVHTIGYCVAGTVLAMTLALLHARGEADKVASATFFTAQVDFADAGDLNMFVSDETLSILEQLSAETGVTDGRVLAATFNMLRGRDLIWNYVVNNYLMGNEPRPFDLLHWNGDVTNLPAAWHRDYLARLYRDNLLVKPGAISIDGDAIDLTMIETPLYVQAGEQDHIAPAASVWKLLDHVKGPARFLLAGSGHIAGVVNPPAAKKYHYSVLPDGVQAKDLDAFVEKAKRSEGSWWPDWIDWLKSLDDTQVDAKGARQPGKGKLKPIEDAPGRYVKTR, encoded by the coding sequence ATGGGCCGCGCGCAGAAGATGTGGATGGACGCCTGGGCCGACAGCATGGCCGAAGGCGCGACTAAGCCGGGCCTCGGCATGGCGCCGCCGGAAGGCGCGAGCGCTGGTCCCGACATGAGCGAATGGATGAATGCCGGCGCTGAAGCCTGGGCCAAGGGCATGGAAGCCTGGGGCAAGATGATGGGCGACATGACCGCGGCGGGGCAGAAAGCCGACCGTCGCTTTGCCGCGCCCGAATGGTCTGAGAACCCGATCTTCGACAGTCTGAAACATGGATATCTCGCCTGGTCTGCGAAGATGATGGAAACGGTCGATGCGATCGACGGGGTGGATGACAAGTCGCGCGACCGCCTGCGTTTCGCGACCAAGGAGTTTGTCGATGCGATGAGCCCCGCCAACTTTGCCGCGACCAACCCGGAAGTGCTCGCCAAGGCGCAGAAGACGCAGGGCGATTCGATCGCCAAGGGCATGAGCAACTTCTTCGCCGACATGGCGGCAGGGCAGGTCACGCAAAGCCCCGAAAATGCCTTCGAGCTGGGCAAGGATTTGGCAACGACGCCGGGCAAGGTGATCTACGAGACCGAGCTGTTCCAACTGATCCATTATGCGCCGACGACCGAAAAGGTGCTCGAGACGCCGCTGGTCATCTTCCCGCCCTGGATCAACCGCTTCTACATCCTCGATCTCACGCCCGAGAAAAGCTTCGTCAAATGGGCGGTGGACCAGGGTGTCAGTCTGTTCATGGTCAGCTGGAAATCGGCCGACGAGAGCATCGCGAACATCGCCATGGACGATTATGTCCTCGGCCAGATCGAAGTTATCGACACCATCCGCGACCTGCTCGGCGTGAAGAAGGTGCACACGATCGGCTATTGCGTGGCTGGGACGGTGTTGGCGATGACGCTGGCGCTGCTGCATGCGCGCGGGGAAGCGGACAAGGTTGCCTCGGCCACCTTCTTCACAGCGCAGGTCGATTTCGCCGATGCGGGCGACCTCAACATGTTCGTGTCCGACGAAACGCTCTCGATCCTCGAGCAGCTATCGGCGGAGACGGGCGTGACTGACGGGCGCGTGCTGGCGGCGACCTTCAATATGCTGCGCGGGCGCGACCTCATCTGGAATTATGTCGTCAACAATTACCTCATGGGCAACGAGCCGCGGCCGTTCGACCTACTCCACTGGAATGGCGACGTCACCAACCTGCCGGCAGCCTGGCATCGCGACTATCTGGCGCGGCTGTATCGCGACAACCTGCTGGTGAAACCGGGCGCGATCAGCATTGACGGCGATGCCATCGACCTCACCATGATCGAGACGCCGCTCTATGTGCAGGCGGGCGAACAGGATCATATCGCGCCTGCCGCCAGCGTCTGGAAACTGCTCGACCATGTGAAGGGCCCGGCGCGCTTCCTGCTGGCGGGGTCGGGCCATATTGCCGGCGTCGTCAATCCGCCCGCGGCCAAGAAATATCACTATTCGGTGCTACCCGATGGCGTGCAGGCCAAGGACCTCGATGCGTTTGTCGAGAAAGCCAAGCGCAGCGAGGGAAGCTGGTGGCCGGACTGGATCGACTGGCTCAAGTCGCTCGATGACACGCAGGTCGATGCGAAGGGCGCCCGCCAGCCCGGCAAGGGCAAACTGAAGCCGATCGAGGACGCGCCGGGGCGCTACGTCAAGACGCGCTAG
- the rarD gene encoding EamA family transporter RarD — MSDPATSASRSGYAYALTAFGLWGIIPLFFKAMDPMSAMDIVAWRVILAVPFVGVFIWARSRWGEIKAALTDRKVLLTLLASAALISVNWIIYVVGVNSDRVLAASLGYYLNPLINILLGYFLLKEKLVKLQWAALAIASIGVAALALGALADLWITMSLACSFALYGYLRKKVNVGAAPGLFLETLLLAPLFALWLVWLRDPGVPILGPEPHYVWLIAVSGAVTATPLLLFTEGARRLPYSTIGILQFTAPTIQFFLGIFLFGEELTTVRGIAFLAIWTAMALYIYALIGEHRKAKRVSLAKQ; from the coding sequence ATGTCCGATCCCGCCACTTCCGCCAGCCGTTCGGGCTATGCCTATGCGCTCACCGCGTTCGGGCTGTGGGGCATCATCCCGCTTTTCTTCAAGGCGATGGACCCGATGAGCGCGATGGATATTGTCGCCTGGCGCGTCATCCTCGCCGTCCCCTTCGTCGGCGTCTTCATCTGGGCGCGCAGCCGCTGGGGCGAGATCAAGGCCGCGCTGACCGACCGCAAGGTACTGCTCACTCTCCTTGCCAGCGCCGCGCTGATCAGCGTCAACTGGATCATCTATGTGGTCGGTGTGAATAGCGACCGCGTGCTCGCCGCGAGCCTCGGTTATTATCTCAACCCGCTCATCAACATCCTGCTCGGCTATTTCCTGCTCAAGGAAAAGCTGGTGAAGCTGCAATGGGCCGCGCTCGCCATCGCCTCGATCGGCGTCGCCGCGCTGGCGTTGGGCGCGCTGGCCGACCTGTGGATCACCATGAGCCTCGCCTGCTCCTTCGCGCTCTATGGCTATCTGCGAAAGAAAGTGAATGTGGGCGCCGCGCCCGGCCTGTTCCTGGAGACGTTGCTCCTCGCGCCTCTGTTCGCGCTGTGGCTCGTCTGGCTGCGCGATCCGGGCGTCCCCATCCTCGGTCCCGAACCGCATTATGTATGGTTGATCGCCGTGTCCGGCGCAGTCACCGCGACCCCGCTCCTGCTCTTCACCGAAGGCGCGCGCCGCCTGCCCTATTCGACCATCGGCATCCTGCAATTCACCGCGCCGACCATCCAATTCTTCCTTGGCATCTTCCTCTTCGGCGAAGAGCTGACGACGGTTCGCGGCATCGCCTTCCTCGCCATCTGGACGGCAATGGCGCTCTATATTTACGCGCTCATCGGCGAGCATCGGAAGGCCAAGCGTGTTAGTCTTGCAAAACAGTAA
- a CDS encoding DUF4893 domain-containing protein — MKAGLPSIATVSSLALLLGGCALMRDIGIIDEPPPPEEPVVVMVQQPEPDPDAEWQSFAAPADLDRLERLDEAWAEGLAATQAAGFDRAVEEEGVLLEADAGLERSDPTPGSYRCRLVKLGAAENGDPAFIAYQPFFCYVQIEGDIFTIVKQTGSQRPAGRLWEATGDRYIFLGSLALGNEREPLAYGDDPSRDMAGVWERVGPFRWRLVIPYPRNGGILDVFELLPTDPQP; from the coding sequence ATGAAAGCGGGGTTGCCCTCCATCGCGACCGTCTCGTCGCTCGCGCTGCTGCTTGGCGGCTGCGCGCTCATGCGCGATATCGGCATCATCGACGAACCGCCGCCGCCCGAAGAGCCTGTGGTGGTGATGGTCCAGCAACCCGAACCCGATCCAGATGCGGAATGGCAGAGCTTTGCCGCGCCCGCCGATTTGGATCGTCTCGAACGGCTGGACGAGGCATGGGCCGAGGGGCTTGCGGCCACGCAAGCGGCCGGCTTCGATAGGGCAGTCGAAGAAGAAGGCGTGCTGCTTGAAGCCGATGCGGGCCTCGAGCGCTCCGATCCGACGCCGGGCAGCTATCGGTGCCGCCTCGTGAAACTCGGGGCTGCGGAGAATGGCGATCCTGCCTTCATCGCCTACCAGCCCTTCTTCTGTTACGTGCAGATCGAGGGCGACATCTTCACAATCGTGAAGCAGACCGGAAGCCAGCGCCCCGCAGGCCGCCTGTGGGAAGCGACCGGCGACCGCTACATCTTCCTCGGCAGCCTCGCCCTCGGCAACGAGCGCGAGCCGCTGGCTTATGGCGACGACCCCTCGCGCGACATGGCGGGTGTATGGGAACGGGTCGGCCCGTTCCGCTGGCGTCTCGTCATCCCCTATCCGCGCAATGGCGGCATCCTCGACGTGTTCGAACTCTTGCCGACCGACCCGCAGCCCTAG